In Ovis aries strain OAR_USU_Benz2616 breed Rambouillet chromosome 14, ARS-UI_Ramb_v3.0, whole genome shotgun sequence, a single genomic region encodes these proteins:
- the CCNE1 gene encoding G1/S-specific cyclin-E1 isoform X2: MPREKERDAKEPDTMKEESGTDVSVRSRKRKANVAVFLQDPDEEIAKIDKTVRSQCGSQPWDSNTACENPCSLIPTPDKEEDELLYPHAAYKPQRCTPSSSRASPLPVLNWANREEVWKIMLNKEKTYLRDKHLMQRHPLLQPKMRAILLDWLMEVCEVYKLHRETFYLAQDFFDRYMATQQNVVKTLLQLIGISSLFIAAKLEEIYPPKLHQFAYVTDGACSGDEILTMELIIMKALKWHLSPLTIVSWLNVYMQVAYLNDFYEVLLPQYPQQIFIQIAELLDLCVLDVGCLEFSYGVLAASALYHFSSSELMQKVSGYQWCDIEKCVKWMVPFAIVIRETGSSKLKHFRGVPAEDAHNIQTHINSLDLLDKAQAKKAILSEENRISPLPTGVLTPPQSSKKQSSGQGSA; the protein is encoded by the exons ATGCCGAGGGAAAAGGAGAG GGATGCGAAGGAACCGGATaccatgaaagaggaaagtggcaCCGATGTCTCTGTTCGCtccaggaaaagaaaggcaaatgtaGCCGTT TTTTTGCAGGATCCAGATGAAGAAATTGCCAAAATTGACAAGACTGTGAGAAGCCAGTGTGGCAGTCAG CCTTGGGACAGTAATACAGCCTGTGAAAACCCCTGCTCCCTGATTCCCACACCTGACAAAGAAGAGGATGAACTTCTGTACCCACACGCTGCGTACAAGCCTCAGAGGTGCACGCCATCGTCATCCAGAGCGTCGCCACTGCCTGTACTGAA ctGGGCAAATAGAGAGGAAGTATGGAAAATCATGTTAAACAAGGAGAAGACATACTTGAGGGACAAGCATCTTATGCAACGGCACCCTCTTCTGCAGCCTAAAATGCGAGCAATTCTTCTGGATTGGTTAATGGAG GTATGTGAAGTCTATAAACTTCACAGAGAGACATTTTACTTGGCACAGGATTTCTTTGATCGGTATATGGCAACACAACAAAATGTTGTAAAAACACTTTTACAGCTTATTGggatttcatctttatttattgCTGCCAAACTTGag gaAATCTATCCTCCAAAGTTGCACCAGTTTGCTTATGTTACAGATGGGGCTTGTTCAGGAGATGAAATTCTCACCATGGAATTAATCATCATGAAG GCCCTTAAGTGGCATTTAAGTCCCCTGACCATTGTGTCCTGGTTGAATGTATACATGCAGGTTGCATATCTAAATGATTTTTATGAAGTGCTCCTGCCTCAGTATCCTCAGCAAATCTTCATACAGATTGCAGAG CTTTTAGATCTCTGTGTCCTGGATGTCGGCTGCTTAGAATTCTCTTATGGTGTACTTGCTGCTTCCGCCTTGTATCATTTCTCTTCATCCGAACTGATGCAAAAGGTTTCAG GGTATCAGTGGTGTGATATAGAGAAGTGTGTCAAGTGGATGGTTCCATTTGCCATAGTTATAAGGGAGACAGGAAGTTCAAAACTTAAGCACTTCAGGGGAGTTCCTGCTGAAGATGCGCACAACATCCAGACCCATATAAACAGCTTGGATTTGCTG GACAAAGCCCAAGCAAAGAAAGCCatattatctgaagaaaacaggatttctcctctccccactggagTCCTCACCCCGCCACAGAGCAGTAAGAAGCAGAGCAGTGGGCAGGGATCAGCATGA
- the CCNE1 gene encoding G1/S-specific cyclin-E1 isoform X1 produces MPREKERDAKEPDTMKEESGTDVSVRSRKRKANVAVFLQDPDEEIAKIDKTVRSQCGSQPWDSNTACENPCSLIPTPDKEEDELLYPHAAYKPQRCTPSSSRASPLPVLNWANREEVWKIMLNKEKTYLRDKHLMQRHPLLQPKMRAILLDWLMEVCEVYKLHRETFYLAQDFFDRYMATQQNVVKTLLQLIGISSLFIAAKLEEIYPPKLHQFAYVTDGACSGDEILTMELIIMKALKWHLSPLTIVSWLNVYMQVAYLNDFYEVLLPQYPQQIFIQIAELLDLCVLDVGCLEFSYGVLAASALYHFSSSELMQKVSGYQWCDIEKCVKWMVPFAIVIRETGSSKLKHFRGVPAEDAHNIQTHINSLDLLVSTVPCFPDKVLKLPGQPLHFASYRLQMILKRLQFFLIPWKRKIGINRSYLLNII; encoded by the exons ATGCCGAGGGAAAAGGAGAG GGATGCGAAGGAACCGGATaccatgaaagaggaaagtggcaCCGATGTCTCTGTTCGCtccaggaaaagaaaggcaaatgtaGCCGTT TTTTTGCAGGATCCAGATGAAGAAATTGCCAAAATTGACAAGACTGTGAGAAGCCAGTGTGGCAGTCAG CCTTGGGACAGTAATACAGCCTGTGAAAACCCCTGCTCCCTGATTCCCACACCTGACAAAGAAGAGGATGAACTTCTGTACCCACACGCTGCGTACAAGCCTCAGAGGTGCACGCCATCGTCATCCAGAGCGTCGCCACTGCCTGTACTGAA ctGGGCAAATAGAGAGGAAGTATGGAAAATCATGTTAAACAAGGAGAAGACATACTTGAGGGACAAGCATCTTATGCAACGGCACCCTCTTCTGCAGCCTAAAATGCGAGCAATTCTTCTGGATTGGTTAATGGAG GTATGTGAAGTCTATAAACTTCACAGAGAGACATTTTACTTGGCACAGGATTTCTTTGATCGGTATATGGCAACACAACAAAATGTTGTAAAAACACTTTTACAGCTTATTGggatttcatctttatttattgCTGCCAAACTTGag gaAATCTATCCTCCAAAGTTGCACCAGTTTGCTTATGTTACAGATGGGGCTTGTTCAGGAGATGAAATTCTCACCATGGAATTAATCATCATGAAG GCCCTTAAGTGGCATTTAAGTCCCCTGACCATTGTGTCCTGGTTGAATGTATACATGCAGGTTGCATATCTAAATGATTTTTATGAAGTGCTCCTGCCTCAGTATCCTCAGCAAATCTTCATACAGATTGCAGAG CTTTTAGATCTCTGTGTCCTGGATGTCGGCTGCTTAGAATTCTCTTATGGTGTACTTGCTGCTTCCGCCTTGTATCATTTCTCTTCATCCGAACTGATGCAAAAGGTTTCAG GGTATCAGTGGTGTGATATAGAGAAGTGTGTCAAGTGGATGGTTCCATTTGCCATAGTTATAAGGGAGACAGGAAGTTCAAAACTTAAGCACTTCAGGGGAGTTCCTGCTGAAGATGCGCACAACATCCAGACCCATATAAACAGCTTGGATTTGCTGGTCAGTACTGTTCCTTGTTTCCCAGACAAAGTCTTAAAACTGCCTGGGCAGCCTCTTCACTTTGCTTCATACAGGCTCCAGATGATCCTAAAAAGACTCCAGTTCTTTTTAattccttggaaaagaaaaattgggATCAACAGATCCTATCTCTTAAATATCATATAG
- the CCNE1 gene encoding G1/S-specific cyclin-E1 isoform X3, translating into MPREKERDAKEPDTMKEESGTDVSVRSRKRKANVAVPWDSNTACENPCSLIPTPDKEEDELLYPHAAYKPQRCTPSSSRASPLPVLNWANREEVWKIMLNKEKTYLRDKHLMQRHPLLQPKMRAILLDWLMEVCEVYKLHRETFYLAQDFFDRYMATQQNVVKTLLQLIGISSLFIAAKLEEIYPPKLHQFAYVTDGACSGDEILTMELIIMKALKWHLSPLTIVSWLNVYMQVAYLNDFYEVLLPQYPQQIFIQIAELLDLCVLDVGCLEFSYGVLAASALYHFSSSELMQKVSGYQWCDIEKCVKWMVPFAIVIRETGSSKLKHFRGVPAEDAHNIQTHINSLDLLVSTVPCFPDKVLKLPGQPLHFASYRLQMILKRLQFFLIPWKRKIGINRSYLLNII; encoded by the exons ATGCCGAGGGAAAAGGAGAG GGATGCGAAGGAACCGGATaccatgaaagaggaaagtggcaCCGATGTCTCTGTTCGCtccaggaaaagaaaggcaaatgtaGCCGTT CCTTGGGACAGTAATACAGCCTGTGAAAACCCCTGCTCCCTGATTCCCACACCTGACAAAGAAGAGGATGAACTTCTGTACCCACACGCTGCGTACAAGCCTCAGAGGTGCACGCCATCGTCATCCAGAGCGTCGCCACTGCCTGTACTGAA ctGGGCAAATAGAGAGGAAGTATGGAAAATCATGTTAAACAAGGAGAAGACATACTTGAGGGACAAGCATCTTATGCAACGGCACCCTCTTCTGCAGCCTAAAATGCGAGCAATTCTTCTGGATTGGTTAATGGAG GTATGTGAAGTCTATAAACTTCACAGAGAGACATTTTACTTGGCACAGGATTTCTTTGATCGGTATATGGCAACACAACAAAATGTTGTAAAAACACTTTTACAGCTTATTGggatttcatctttatttattgCTGCCAAACTTGag gaAATCTATCCTCCAAAGTTGCACCAGTTTGCTTATGTTACAGATGGGGCTTGTTCAGGAGATGAAATTCTCACCATGGAATTAATCATCATGAAG GCCCTTAAGTGGCATTTAAGTCCCCTGACCATTGTGTCCTGGTTGAATGTATACATGCAGGTTGCATATCTAAATGATTTTTATGAAGTGCTCCTGCCTCAGTATCCTCAGCAAATCTTCATACAGATTGCAGAG CTTTTAGATCTCTGTGTCCTGGATGTCGGCTGCTTAGAATTCTCTTATGGTGTACTTGCTGCTTCCGCCTTGTATCATTTCTCTTCATCCGAACTGATGCAAAAGGTTTCAG GGTATCAGTGGTGTGATATAGAGAAGTGTGTCAAGTGGATGGTTCCATTTGCCATAGTTATAAGGGAGACAGGAAGTTCAAAACTTAAGCACTTCAGGGGAGTTCCTGCTGAAGATGCGCACAACATCCAGACCCATATAAACAGCTTGGATTTGCTGGTCAGTACTGTTCCTTGTTTCCCAGACAAAGTCTTAAAACTGCCTGGGCAGCCTCTTCACTTTGCTTCATACAGGCTCCAGATGATCCTAAAAAGACTCCAGTTCTTTTTAattccttggaaaagaaaaattgggATCAACAGATCCTATCTCTTAAATATCATATAG
- the CCNE1 gene encoding G1/S-specific cyclin-E1 isoform X4 yields the protein MPREKERDAKEPDTMKEESGTDVSVRSRKRKANVAVFLQDPDEEIAKIDKTVRSQCGSQPWDSNTACENPCSLIPTPDKEEDELLYPHAAYKPQRCTPSSSRASPLPVLNWANREEVWKIMLNKEKTYLRDKHLMQRHPLLQPKMRAILLDWLMEVCEVYKLHRETFYLAQDFFDRYMATQQNVVKTLLQLIGISSLFIAAKLEEIYPPKLHQFAYVTDGACSGDEILTMELIIMKVAYLNDFYEVLLPQYPQQIFIQIAELLDLCVLDVGCLEFSYGVLAASALYHFSSSELMQKVSGYQWCDIEKCVKWMVPFAIVIRETGSSKLKHFRGVPAEDAHNIQTHINSLDLLDKAQAKKAILSEENRISPLPTGVLTPPQSSKKQSSGQGSA from the exons ATGCCGAGGGAAAAGGAGAG GGATGCGAAGGAACCGGATaccatgaaagaggaaagtggcaCCGATGTCTCTGTTCGCtccaggaaaagaaaggcaaatgtaGCCGTT TTTTTGCAGGATCCAGATGAAGAAATTGCCAAAATTGACAAGACTGTGAGAAGCCAGTGTGGCAGTCAG CCTTGGGACAGTAATACAGCCTGTGAAAACCCCTGCTCCCTGATTCCCACACCTGACAAAGAAGAGGATGAACTTCTGTACCCACACGCTGCGTACAAGCCTCAGAGGTGCACGCCATCGTCATCCAGAGCGTCGCCACTGCCTGTACTGAA ctGGGCAAATAGAGAGGAAGTATGGAAAATCATGTTAAACAAGGAGAAGACATACTTGAGGGACAAGCATCTTATGCAACGGCACCCTCTTCTGCAGCCTAAAATGCGAGCAATTCTTCTGGATTGGTTAATGGAG GTATGTGAAGTCTATAAACTTCACAGAGAGACATTTTACTTGGCACAGGATTTCTTTGATCGGTATATGGCAACACAACAAAATGTTGTAAAAACACTTTTACAGCTTATTGggatttcatctttatttattgCTGCCAAACTTGag gaAATCTATCCTCCAAAGTTGCACCAGTTTGCTTATGTTACAGATGGGGCTTGTTCAGGAGATGAAATTCTCACCATGGAATTAATCATCATGAAG GTTGCATATCTAAATGATTTTTATGAAGTGCTCCTGCCTCAGTATCCTCAGCAAATCTTCATACAGATTGCAGAG CTTTTAGATCTCTGTGTCCTGGATGTCGGCTGCTTAGAATTCTCTTATGGTGTACTTGCTGCTTCCGCCTTGTATCATTTCTCTTCATCCGAACTGATGCAAAAGGTTTCAG GGTATCAGTGGTGTGATATAGAGAAGTGTGTCAAGTGGATGGTTCCATTTGCCATAGTTATAAGGGAGACAGGAAGTTCAAAACTTAAGCACTTCAGGGGAGTTCCTGCTGAAGATGCGCACAACATCCAGACCCATATAAACAGCTTGGATTTGCTG GACAAAGCCCAAGCAAAGAAAGCCatattatctgaagaaaacaggatttctcctctccccactggagTCCTCACCCCGCCACAGAGCAGTAAGAAGCAGAGCAGTGGGCAGGGATCAGCATGA